In the genome of Cryptomeria japonica chromosome 8, Sugi_1.0, whole genome shotgun sequence, one region contains:
- the LOC131060045 gene encoding laccase-2: MNFQRTFFLFFLLVIAEIVAAKHVTKYFEFNVQYQNVTRLCHTKSMLTINGQYPGPTIAVNEGDHVVIKVTNHVEYNMTIHWHGIRQMRTGWADGPAYITQCPIQKGHSYTYKFKVFQQVGSLFWHAHISWQRATIHGAFNIYPKKEYPYPFPKPDAEAQILFGEWWNDDVETIVAEATKYGGGPNVSDAYTINGQPGLLFPCSSKDVFVQHVDHGKRYLFRIVNAALNDELFFAIANHSFTVVEIDATYTKPYKTEFILIAPGQTMSVLVMADQPKGRYVMAARPYVTSDVPFDNTTTTAILEYTDLKSSESHESSHPIFMPKLPKMRDFLLATEFSTSLRSLNSREFPSWVPLKIDTHLLFTIALNLQDCPKGKICKGYFGGRFSASVNNQSFVHPHIALLQAAYHNISGVFSPDFPNRPPHQFNYTDLKLNLNMNPHFSTRVSVIPYNANVQLILQDTSMMGTENHPIHIHGFNFFVVGQGFGNYDPLKDPSCFNLVDPPMRNTIGVPSGGWAVLRFKADNPGVWFMHCHLEVHTSWGLAMAFMVENGPTALESIRRPPSDLPPC; encoded by the exons ATGAATTTTCAGAGGACatttttcttgttctttttgttGGTCATCGCTGAAATTGTTGCTGCTAAGCATGTTACTAAATATTTTGAGTTCAAT GTGCAATATCAAAATGTGACTCGCTTATGTCACACTAAGTCTATGCTAACCATCAATGGTCAGTATCCTGGGCCAACAATTGCTGTGAATGAAGGCGATCATGTTGTTATCAAGGTTACAAATCATGTTGAGTACAACATGACCATCCACTG GCATGGAATTCGTCAGATGAGGACCGGATGGGCAGATGGGCCGGCATACATTACACAGTGCCCAATTCAGAAAGGGCATTCATACACCTACAAATTCAAGGTGTTTCAACAGGTTGGTTCTCTGTTTTGGCACGCTCACATTTCTTGGCAACGAGCAACCATCCATGGAGCCTTCAATATCTATCCAAAGAAAGAATATCCATATCCTTTTCCTAAACCTGATGCAGAAGCTCAAATACTGTTCG GGGAGTGGTGGAATGATGATGTAGAGACAATAGTTGCTGAAGCCACCAAGTATGGCGGAGGCCCAAACGTGTCGGATGCATATACTATCAATGGCCAACCTGGCTTACTCTTTCCTTGCTCCTCTAAAG ATGTCTTTGTTCAACATGTTGACCATGGAAAGAGATATCTATTTAGAATTGTTAATGCGGCCTTGAATGACGAGCTCTTCTTCGCCATAGCAAATCATAGCTTTACTGTAGTAGAGATAGATGCCACCTACACCAAACCCTACAAGACAGAATTTATCTTGATAGCTCCAGGACAAACTATGAGTGTTCTTGTAATGGCAGACCAGCCCAAAGGAAGATATGTCATGGCAGCCAGGCCATATGTGACCTCAGATGTCCCATTTGACAATACCACAACTACTGCAATCCTAGAATACACAGATCTAAAATCCTCTGAATCCCATGAGTCTAGTCACCCTATTTTTATGCCGAAACTCCCAAAAATGAGAGACTTCCTATTGGCAACAGAATTTTCCACCAGTCTGAGAAGCTTGAATTCAAGAGAATTCCCATCTTGGGTTCCTCTAAAGATTGACACCCATCTGCTATTTACAATTGCACTTAACCTGCAGGACTGCCCAAAAGGCAAGATTTGTAAGGGCTACTTTGGAGGAAGGTTCTCTGCATCTGTGAACAATCAATCCTTTGTTCACCCTCATATTGCACTTCTCCAAGCTGCATACCACAACATTTCAGGGGTTTTTTCCCCTGATTTTCCAAACAGGCCACCCCACCAGTTCAACTACACCGATCTCAAGCTCAACCTGAACATGAATCCACATTTCAGCACTAGAGTGAGTGTAATTCCCTACAATGCAAACGTACAGCTAATTCTGCAGGATACTAGTATGATGGGAACAGAGAACCACCCTATTCATATCCATGGCTTCAACTTTTTTGTAGTGGGGCAGGGGTTTGGAAACTACGATCCCTTAAAGGATCCTTCTTGTTTCAATCTGGTGGATCCCCCAATGAGGAATACCATTGGGGTACCTAGTGGAGGATGGGCTGTTCTCAGGTTTAAAGCAGATAATCCAG GGGTCTGGTTTATGCACTGCCATCTGGAGGTACACACAAGTTGGGGATTAGCAATGGCGTTCATGGTAGAGAATGGCCCAACTGCTCTAGAGTCTATTCGTCGTCCGCCTTCTGATCTCCCTCCCTGCTGA